The following are from one region of the Vitis riparia cultivar Riparia Gloire de Montpellier isolate 1030 chromosome 14, EGFV_Vit.rip_1.0, whole genome shotgun sequence genome:
- the LOC117929486 gene encoding protein PLASTID MOVEMENT IMPAIRED 2 isoform X1 — translation MSQSFSTAFFELNDLSSRCKPLPGPQVPNHASPRRTQVEMERGENNSRRRIGLFKADINMYGERNLEGSAALRKPHLENLEKPSSIARELLLARRDIGRFSESRRVADSMKIEAESELFNAKKTVRTLSSLINESKAKAKMQDLEDIKKPEKREEGQASDVGKAENYQYAEVMKEVEFMKQELSKLKLDMASVLEEKSRAEKEIEAASSKIWSYGSSANSLKKEIEEANEDQVLVELARIEAVKELVAIEAQREKEANEFSSAMEKTRKKMSDIVQEIEQSKDLETKLSATTSEIDVLQNELKLAKKIDKSVQNNDSLKHTKGSFRRREGSETSALLQSVTEELKAAKKELASIKEEGFEFMSSMDVIREELKHVTEETARLKKTEEKSDLTVKNLNLKLLRAQSKLEATSKAEEKARSIASNLTLTLEQLKTDAEAVKKERELISEETATINAEIQKTDSEIDLNEERLQSAMQELEAVKSSEAIALEKLQTVTEITMRARASASQQNSSIFISKFEYEYLTGRAVGAEEVADKMVAAAQAWIEALKASEKEILMQTEVAQREIRELRMEEEKQVLRMERSLSATKAVEGEIQNSRLNRQMSRGRRTENMQLQLALPKKSIKDKGNLTPARRAKLRKSDSPAIRHFPRSSSVSLKKRKKVMPSLAKFFRSKRKETVL, via the exons ATGAGCCAATCATTTTCCACGGCTTTCTTTGAGCTCAACGACCTTTCCTCACGCTGCAAACCATTACCAGGGCCACAGGTACCAAATCACGCTTCTCCACGCCGTACGCAG GTTGAAATGGAAAGAGGAGAGAATAATAGCAGAAGAAGAATTGGGTTGTTTAAAGCAGACATTAATATGTATGGAGAGAGGAATCTTGAAGGTAGTGCTGCCCTGAGGAAACCCCATTTAGAAAATTTAGAG AAGCCCTCCTCAATAGCAAGAGAACTCCTTTTGGCTAGGAGGGACATTGGACGATTCAGTGAGAGCAGAAGAGTGGCAGATTCAATGAAAATTGAAGCCGAGTCTGAGCTCTTTAATGCAAAGAAGACAGTGAGAACTCTGAGTTCCCTTATCAATGAATCCAAGGCAAAAGCAAAGATGCAGGACCTTGAAGATATAAAGAAGCCTGAAAAGCGAGAAGAAGGGCAGGCATCGGATGTTGGAAAGGCTGAGAATTATCAGTATGCAGAGGTGATGAAAGAAGTGGAATTTATGAAACAGGAACTGAGTAAACTTAAGCTGGACATGGCTTCTGTTTTGGAAGAGAAATCACGGGCTGAGAAGGAAATTGAAGCCGCAAGCTCAAAAATTTGGTCTTATGGAAGCTCAGCAAATTCACTTAAGAAAGAGATTGAGGAAGCCAATGAAGACCAAGTACTGGTTGAGTTGGCGCGGATTGAGGCTGTTAAAGAATTGGTAGCCATTGAAGCTcagagagaaaaagaagctAATGAATTCTCATCTGCAATGGAGAAAACCAGGAAGAAAATGAGTGACATTGTCCAAGAGATTGAACAATCGAAAGATCTTGAGACCAAATTGTCTGCCACAACTTCTGAAATTGATGTGCTACAGAATGAGCTAAAGCTAGCTAAGAAAATAGACAAAAGTGTTCAAAATAATGACAGCTTGAAGCATACCAAAGGCAGTTTTAGAAGACGAGAAGGGTCTGAGACTTCAGCTTTGTTGCAGTCAGTCACAGAAGAATTGAAGGCAGCAAAGAAGGAATTAGCTTCTATTAAAGAAGAAGGCTTTGAATTCATGTCCTCTATGGATGTTATAAGAGAGGAGCTCAAGCATGTTACAGAAGAAACAGCACGGTTGAAGAAAACAGAAGAGAAGAGTGATTTGACTGTCAAAAATCTTAATTTGAAGCTGCTACGAGCCCAGTCAAAACTTGAAGCTACATCTAAGGCTGAGGAAAAGGCTAGATCAATTGCATCCAACCTAACTCTTACTCTTGAACAATTAAAAACAGACGCAGAGGCAGTGAAGAAAGAAAGGGAGCTCATCAGTGAAGAAACTGCAACAATCAATGCAGAAATTCAGAAAACCGACTCTGAGATAGACTTAAATGAGGAAAGATTACAATCTGCAATGCAAGAGCTTGAAGCGGTTAAATCTTCTGAGGCAATAGCTCTTGAGAAGCTACAAACTGTGACTGAGATTACAATGAGAGCTAGAGCTTCAGCATCTCAACAGAATTCCTCAATCTTCATCTCAAAGTTTGAATACGAGTATTTAACTGGCCGTGCAGTTGGAGCAGAAGAGGTTGCTGATAAAATGGTTGCTGCAGCTCAAGCATGGATTGAAGCTTTAAAGGCCAGTGAGAAGGAGATACTGATGCAAACTGAAGTAGCTCAGAGAGAAATCAGAGAACTAAGAATGGAGGAAGAGAAACAAGTTCTTAGAATGGAAAGGTCTCTTTCGGCAACAAAAGCAGTGGAGGGAGAAATACAAAACTCGAGGCTAAACCGTCAGATGAGCAGAGGCAGGAGAACTGAAAATATGCAGCTTCAGTTGGCATTGCCAAAAAAATCCATCAAGGACAAGGGCAATTTGACTCCTGCAAGACGAGCAAAGCTCCGCAAGTCTGATTCACCAGCAATTCGGCATTTCCCTCGCTCAAGTTCTGTCAGTCttaagaagaggaagaaagtaATGCCAAGTCTAGCCAAGTTCTTCAGAAGCAAGAGAAAGGAAACCGTTCTGTAA
- the LOC117929486 gene encoding protein PLASTID MOVEMENT IMPAIRED 2 isoform X2, whose protein sequence is MERGENNSRRRIGLFKADINMYGERNLEGSAALRKPHLENLEKPSSIARELLLARRDIGRFSESRRVADSMKIEAESELFNAKKTVRTLSSLINESKAKAKMQDLEDIKKPEKREEGQASDVGKAENYQYAEVMKEVEFMKQELSKLKLDMASVLEEKSRAEKEIEAASSKIWSYGSSANSLKKEIEEANEDQVLVELARIEAVKELVAIEAQREKEANEFSSAMEKTRKKMSDIVQEIEQSKDLETKLSATTSEIDVLQNELKLAKKIDKSVQNNDSLKHTKGSFRRREGSETSALLQSVTEELKAAKKELASIKEEGFEFMSSMDVIREELKHVTEETARLKKTEEKSDLTVKNLNLKLLRAQSKLEATSKAEEKARSIASNLTLTLEQLKTDAEAVKKERELISEETATINAEIQKTDSEIDLNEERLQSAMQELEAVKSSEAIALEKLQTVTEITMRARASASQQNSSIFISKFEYEYLTGRAVGAEEVADKMVAAAQAWIEALKASEKEILMQTEVAQREIRELRMEEEKQVLRMERSLSATKAVEGEIQNSRLNRQMSRGRRTENMQLQLALPKKSIKDKGNLTPARRAKLRKSDSPAIRHFPRSSSVSLKKRKKVMPSLAKFFRSKRKETVL, encoded by the exons ATGGAAAGAGGAGAGAATAATAGCAGAAGAAGAATTGGGTTGTTTAAAGCAGACATTAATATGTATGGAGAGAGGAATCTTGAAGGTAGTGCTGCCCTGAGGAAACCCCATTTAGAAAATTTAGAG AAGCCCTCCTCAATAGCAAGAGAACTCCTTTTGGCTAGGAGGGACATTGGACGATTCAGTGAGAGCAGAAGAGTGGCAGATTCAATGAAAATTGAAGCCGAGTCTGAGCTCTTTAATGCAAAGAAGACAGTGAGAACTCTGAGTTCCCTTATCAATGAATCCAAGGCAAAAGCAAAGATGCAGGACCTTGAAGATATAAAGAAGCCTGAAAAGCGAGAAGAAGGGCAGGCATCGGATGTTGGAAAGGCTGAGAATTATCAGTATGCAGAGGTGATGAAAGAAGTGGAATTTATGAAACAGGAACTGAGTAAACTTAAGCTGGACATGGCTTCTGTTTTGGAAGAGAAATCACGGGCTGAGAAGGAAATTGAAGCCGCAAGCTCAAAAATTTGGTCTTATGGAAGCTCAGCAAATTCACTTAAGAAAGAGATTGAGGAAGCCAATGAAGACCAAGTACTGGTTGAGTTGGCGCGGATTGAGGCTGTTAAAGAATTGGTAGCCATTGAAGCTcagagagaaaaagaagctAATGAATTCTCATCTGCAATGGAGAAAACCAGGAAGAAAATGAGTGACATTGTCCAAGAGATTGAACAATCGAAAGATCTTGAGACCAAATTGTCTGCCACAACTTCTGAAATTGATGTGCTACAGAATGAGCTAAAGCTAGCTAAGAAAATAGACAAAAGTGTTCAAAATAATGACAGCTTGAAGCATACCAAAGGCAGTTTTAGAAGACGAGAAGGGTCTGAGACTTCAGCTTTGTTGCAGTCAGTCACAGAAGAATTGAAGGCAGCAAAGAAGGAATTAGCTTCTATTAAAGAAGAAGGCTTTGAATTCATGTCCTCTATGGATGTTATAAGAGAGGAGCTCAAGCATGTTACAGAAGAAACAGCACGGTTGAAGAAAACAGAAGAGAAGAGTGATTTGACTGTCAAAAATCTTAATTTGAAGCTGCTACGAGCCCAGTCAAAACTTGAAGCTACATCTAAGGCTGAGGAAAAGGCTAGATCAATTGCATCCAACCTAACTCTTACTCTTGAACAATTAAAAACAGACGCAGAGGCAGTGAAGAAAGAAAGGGAGCTCATCAGTGAAGAAACTGCAACAATCAATGCAGAAATTCAGAAAACCGACTCTGAGATAGACTTAAATGAGGAAAGATTACAATCTGCAATGCAAGAGCTTGAAGCGGTTAAATCTTCTGAGGCAATAGCTCTTGAGAAGCTACAAACTGTGACTGAGATTACAATGAGAGCTAGAGCTTCAGCATCTCAACAGAATTCCTCAATCTTCATCTCAAAGTTTGAATACGAGTATTTAACTGGCCGTGCAGTTGGAGCAGAAGAGGTTGCTGATAAAATGGTTGCTGCAGCTCAAGCATGGATTGAAGCTTTAAAGGCCAGTGAGAAGGAGATACTGATGCAAACTGAAGTAGCTCAGAGAGAAATCAGAGAACTAAGAATGGAGGAAGAGAAACAAGTTCTTAGAATGGAAAGGTCTCTTTCGGCAACAAAAGCAGTGGAGGGAGAAATACAAAACTCGAGGCTAAACCGTCAGATGAGCAGAGGCAGGAGAACTGAAAATATGCAGCTTCAGTTGGCATTGCCAAAAAAATCCATCAAGGACAAGGGCAATTTGACTCCTGCAAGACGAGCAAAGCTCCGCAAGTCTGATTCACCAGCAATTCGGCATTTCCCTCGCTCAAGTTCTGTCAGTCttaagaagaggaagaaagtaATGCCAAGTCTAGCCAAGTTCTTCAGAAGCAAGAGAAAGGAAACCGTTCTGTAA